A portion of the Luteimonas galliterrae genome contains these proteins:
- the putA gene encoding bifunctional proline dehydrogenase/L-glutamate gamma-semialdehyde dehydrogenase PutA has protein sequence MCGLASADAIVTQILSSELPAPPSALRAAITAAWSRDETAHVAELLSQARQPDADRAAIQATAAELVRRVRARAQDQGAIEAFMRQYDLGSEEGVLLMCVAEALLRIPDQGTSDRLIRDKLGEADWRKHMGQSDSVLVNASTWGLMLTGHLVDLADDTKRDVHNAFKRLVGRVGEPVIRLAVRQAMRIMGHQFVMGRTIDEALTRSRKGDNAHYRYSFDMLGEGALTTKDALRYLDAYRLAIHAIGKSGPFADVFAAPSISVKLSALHPRYEHAKRERVLAELTSRVLELAQIAKSYGIGFTIDAEESDRLELSLDVISAAYADKSLDGWQGYGLAVQAYQKRAPYVIDYLADLARRTGRRIPVRLVKGAYWDSEVKRAQVDGQPGYPVFTRKPNTDVSYLACARRMMQASDAIYPMFATHNAHTIAAIHRLSLSLLPSGEGARRADEGTAERRELERSSYSEPSPQPLSQRERGLSAPPFEFQKLHGMGDDLYAEVIPKDRLDVPCRVYAPVGSHEDLLPYLVRRLLENGANSSFVNRITDEDVAIDDLIRDPVETVAAFESIPHPRIPLPVDLYRSQGFERDNSMGINLANDDQLRELAQQVNAATANWRAEPLVPGAKAAGPDIAVTNPADRRQTVGQWQAADAATVEKALQNAVAAQPAWDRMPAASRATILEHAADLLEQRMPQYIALCTKEAGKTIADGVAEVREAVDFLRYYAGQARKLFAPEPLPGPTGESNTLQLQGRGVFVCISPWNFPLAIFTGQIAAALAAGNAVLAKPAEQTNLIGYAAVKLLHEAGVPEAVLQFLPGDGATVGATLTRDPRVAGVAFTGSTDTARAINRALAARDAAIGVLIAETGGQNALIADSSALPEQLVKDALSSAFTSAGQRCSAARVLYVQDDIADKVIGMLAGAMAELTVGDPGLLSTDVGPVIDNDAKCLLDEHAGKMQGSAKLIAEAKLGPGTEHGTFFAPRAWELQSLSQLTRENFGPALHVLRWKAEELDRVVDAINATGYGLTLGIHSRIDDTIDRIAARANVGNIYVNRNQIGAVVGVQPFGGQNLSGTGPKAGGPHYLPRFATEKTLTVNTTAAGGNASLLTLGE, from the coding sequence ATCTGCGGTCTTGCGTCCGCCGATGCCATCGTGACCCAAATCCTCTCGTCCGAACTCCCCGCCCCGCCTTCTGCGCTGCGTGCGGCCATCACCGCGGCCTGGAGCCGCGACGAAACCGCGCACGTGGCCGAACTGCTGTCGCAGGCCCGGCAGCCCGATGCCGACCGCGCCGCGATCCAGGCTACCGCCGCGGAGCTGGTGCGCCGCGTCCGCGCCCGCGCGCAGGATCAGGGCGCGATCGAGGCTTTCATGCGCCAGTACGACCTGGGCAGCGAGGAAGGCGTGCTGCTGATGTGCGTGGCCGAGGCGCTGCTGCGCATCCCCGACCAGGGCACCTCCGACCGCCTGATCCGCGACAAGCTGGGCGAAGCCGACTGGCGCAAGCACATGGGCCAGTCCGATTCGGTGCTGGTCAACGCCTCCACCTGGGGCCTGATGCTGACCGGGCACCTGGTCGACCTGGCCGACGACACCAAACGCGACGTGCACAACGCCTTCAAGCGCCTGGTCGGCCGCGTCGGCGAGCCGGTGATCCGGCTGGCGGTGCGCCAGGCCATGCGGATCATGGGTCACCAGTTCGTGATGGGGCGCACGATCGACGAGGCGCTGACGCGGTCGCGCAAGGGAGACAACGCCCACTACCGCTACTCGTTCGACATGCTCGGCGAGGGCGCGCTGACCACGAAGGATGCGCTGCGCTATCTCGATGCTTACCGGCTCGCGATCCACGCCATAGGCAAGAGCGGCCCGTTCGCCGACGTGTTCGCCGCCCCCAGCATCTCGGTGAAGCTGTCCGCGCTGCATCCGCGCTACGAACACGCCAAGCGCGAGCGCGTATTGGCCGAACTGACGTCGCGCGTGCTGGAACTGGCGCAGATCGCCAAGTCCTACGGCATCGGTTTCACCATCGACGCCGAGGAATCCGATCGCCTGGAACTGTCGCTGGATGTGATCTCCGCGGCCTACGCCGACAAATCGCTCGACGGCTGGCAGGGCTACGGCCTGGCGGTGCAGGCCTACCAGAAGCGCGCGCCGTACGTGATCGACTATCTGGCCGACCTGGCGCGCAGGACCGGACGCCGCATTCCGGTGCGGCTGGTGAAAGGCGCGTACTGGGATTCGGAAGTGAAGCGCGCTCAAGTGGATGGGCAGCCCGGCTATCCGGTGTTCACCCGCAAGCCGAATACGGACGTGTCTTATCTCGCCTGCGCCAGGCGAATGATGCAGGCGAGCGATGCGATCTATCCGATGTTCGCTACGCATAATGCGCATACGATCGCGGCGATACATCGCCTTTCGCTCTCCCTTCTCCCCTCGGGAGAAGGTGCCCGAAGGGCGGATGAGGGTACGGCGGAGCGACGCGAGCTGGAACGCTCGTCGTACTCCGAACCCTCGCCCCAACCCCTCTCCCAACGGGAGAGGGGCTTAAGCGCACCGCCGTTCGAATTCCAGAAGCTGCATGGCATGGGCGACGATCTCTATGCGGAAGTGATTCCGAAGGATCGCCTCGACGTGCCCTGCCGTGTCTACGCGCCGGTGGGTTCGCACGAAGACCTGCTGCCCTACCTGGTGCGGCGCCTGCTGGAAAACGGCGCCAATTCCAGCTTCGTCAACCGCATCACCGACGAAGACGTGGCCATCGACGACCTGATCCGGGATCCGGTGGAAACCGTCGCCGCGTTCGAATCCATTCCGCATCCCCGTATTCCGCTGCCGGTCGATCTGTACCGGTCGCAAGGCTTCGAGAGAGACAATTCCATGGGCATCAACCTTGCCAACGACGACCAGCTGCGCGAACTGGCGCAGCAGGTCAACGCCGCCACCGCGAACTGGCGCGCCGAACCGCTGGTGCCGGGCGCGAAAGCCGCCGGCCCGGATATCGCCGTGACCAATCCTGCCGACCGCCGCCAGACCGTCGGCCAGTGGCAGGCCGCCGATGCGGCCACCGTGGAGAAAGCGCTGCAGAACGCCGTCGCCGCGCAACCGGCCTGGGACCGCATGCCCGCCGCATCGCGCGCCACCATCCTGGAGCACGCCGCCGACCTGCTCGAGCAGCGCATGCCGCAATACATCGCGCTGTGCACCAAGGAAGCCGGCAAGACCATCGCCGACGGCGTGGCCGAAGTGCGCGAAGCGGTCGACTTCCTGCGCTATTACGCCGGCCAGGCGCGCAAGCTGTTCGCGCCGGAGCCGCTGCCCGGTCCGACCGGCGAATCCAACACGTTGCAACTGCAGGGCCGCGGCGTGTTCGTCTGCATCAGTCCGTGGAATTTCCCGCTGGCCATCTTCACCGGCCAGATCGCCGCCGCACTCGCCGCTGGCAACGCGGTGCTGGCCAAGCCGGCCGAACAGACCAACCTGATCGGCTACGCCGCAGTCAAATTGCTGCACGAAGCCGGCGTGCCCGAAGCCGTATTGCAGTTCCTGCCCGGCGACGGCGCCACCGTCGGCGCGACGTTGACCCGCGATCCGCGCGTGGCCGGCGTCGCTTTCACCGGCTCCACCGACACCGCGCGCGCCATCAACCGGGCGTTGGCCGCGCGCGACGCCGCGATCGGCGTACTGATCGCCGAGACCGGCGGCCAGAATGCGCTGATCGCCGATTCGTCCGCGCTGCCCGAGCAACTGGTCAAGGATGCGCTGTCGTCCGCGTTCACTTCCGCCGGCCAACGCTGTTCGGCCGCGCGCGTGCTGTACGTGCAGGACGACATCGCCGACAAGGTGATCGGCATGTTGGCCGGCGCGATGGCCGAACTGACGGTGGGCGATCCGGGCCTGCTGTCGACCGACGTCGGCCCGGTGATCGACAACGACGCCAAATGCCTGCTCGACGAGCACGCCGGCAAGATGCAGGGCAGCGCCAAGCTGATCGCCGAAGCCAAGCTGGGGCCCGGCACCGAGCACGGCACGTTCTTCGCGCCGCGCGCTTGGGAATTGCAGTCGCTGTCGCAGCTCACCCGCGAGAACTTCGGCCCCGCGCTGCACGTGCTGCGCTGG